In the Styela clava chromosome 8, kaStyClav1.hap1.2, whole genome shotgun sequence genome, one interval contains:
- the LOC120345873 gene encoding cilia- and flagella-associated protein 99-like: MLSYKELLRICIEALNIFSPDDQSVEEFIKDFLKRRPGLNDDDHTFIVEVLSGCFEFRKVIKVVVDGFHVLDGRNSLASDTNLFNVLCYLILFRLDELGMSHMKKFIQSQDVNKMYKFLRFFLSEANLDTWIYSEWCKEYDSQYVQEKIMLPLIRWKPQLDEHVEYLRAVVENRIPLKKTDVPLTNPQPFNITKPKPRGVPMPDKIPKLTRHKPVPEHLYRQPKEIENLARIREENRQKAEEFLLETESDQFKCANAEKSTRANMVMNRIREEEEAKLNFNKRHSQPIPKSMTQNRPIKMNAAAILREGALFRKKEGEELVKLEKLLDGAKDASEFESWQQKKLEKDRKQKETDLERKRMQGKLSREEAIIARQRKAKENQEKVTEMKMETAEMMQEFLTLRMEEEDQMRSLVEEIMAGHENTKIVKERLKEYKRKLVQDVNAQSRELMKQALEDAEAEMRRKIELIQEIRAMESIPINRNKLVDLTATAGHALLSEMSIVELRERLSLLKEEKKAVEEQRRDANIQEKQAKNDRLMENLACISVHRREMTKAAAMKAKQQSELADRQKRDLESDENLQKLKKQLEDKKAERLKLSRELEVKPTPSSATRTRKLLKERKQQETTRWRQLESSQMRLAKLRAGNLSSVPTRDKSNRGTAIIT, encoded by the exons ATGTTGTCTTACAAAGAACTACTAAGAATATGTATTGAAGCACTTAACATATTTAGTCCCGATGATCAGAGTGTGGAAGAATTCATCAAAGACTTTCTCAAACGCAGGCCG GGACTGAATGATGATGACCATACTTTCATTGTTGAAGTACTTTCTGGATGTTTTGAATTCCGCAAAGTAATTAAGGTTGTTGTTGATGGCTTCCATGTTCTTGATG GGAGAAATAGTTTGGCTTCAGATACAAATTTATTCAATGTTCTCTGTTATCTGATTTTATTTCGGTTGGATGAACTTGGAATGTCACATATGAAGAAATTTATACAGTCACAAGATGTCAacaaaatgtataa ATTTCTGAGATTTTTTCTCTCTGAGGCAAATTTAGACACTTGGATATACAGTGAATGGTGTAAGGAATATGATAGTCAATATGTTCAAGAAAAAATTATGCTGCCACTGATAAG GTGGAAGCCTCAGTTGGATGAACATGTCGAATATCTCAGAGCTGTTGTTGAAAACAGAATTCCACTGAAAAAAACAGATGTTCCATTGACTAATCCTCAACCATTTAATATCACAAAGCCGAAACCTCGAGGTGTACCCATGCCAGATAAAATTCCAAAATTGACTAGACACAAACCAGTACCAGAGCATCTTTACAG GCAACCAAAAGAAATAGAAAATCTTGCAAGAATCCGAGAAGAAAATCGACAAAAAGCTGAAGAGTTTTTATTGGAAACAGAATCAGATCAATTCAAGTGTGCTAATGCAGAAAAGTCTACAAGAGCTAAT ATGGTTATGAACAGGATAAGAGAAGAAGAAGaagcaaaattaaatttcaataaacGACATTCACAACCTATTCCAAAGAGCATG ACGCAGAATCGACCAATCAAAATGAATGCTGCAGCAATTTTAAGAGAAGGAGCTTTGTTTAGAAAAAAAGAAGGCGAAGAGTTAGTCAA ACTAGAAAAGCTTCTTGATGGTGCAAAAGATGCTTCAGAATTTGAATCTTGGCAAcagaaaaaattagaaaaagacagAAAACAAAAGGAAACGGATCTGGAACGTAAAAGAATGCAAGGAAAATTAAGCAGAGAAGAAGCAATCATTGCAAGGCAACGAAAGGCCAAAGAAAATCAAGAAAAG GTGACAGAAATGAAGATGGAGACTGCAGAAATGATGCAAGAGTTTCTAACTTTAAGGATGGAAGAAGAAGATCAAATGAGAAGCTTAGTTGAAGAAATCATGGCTGGACATGAAAATACTAAAATTGTGAAAGAAAGATTGAAGgaatataaaagaaaattag TTCAAGATGTAAATGCACAAAGTAGAGAACTAATGAAGCAAGCACTAGAAGATGCAGAGGCAGAAATGAGAAGAAAAATCGAACTCATCCAAGAAATTCGTGCAATGGAATCTATTCCAATTAACAG AAATAAACTTGTTGATCTAACTGCAACTGCCGGTCATGCTCTGCTATCCGAGATGTCAATTGTTGAATTGAGAGAACGACTAAGTTTGTTGAAAGAAGAGAAAAAGGCTGTTGAAGAACAAAGGAGAGATGCAAATATACAAGAAAAACAAGCTAAAAATGACAGATTAATGGAAAATCTTGCTTGCATCTCAGTTCATAGAAGAGAGATGACAAAAGCAGCAGCAATGAA GGCAAAACAACAAAGCGAATTAGCAGACAGACAGAAGAGAGATCTTGAGAGTGATGAAAATTTACAGAAATTGAAGAAACAGCTTGAGGACAAAAAAGCCGAACGATTGAAGTTGTCAAGGGAACTAGAAGTAAAACCTACACCTTCATCTGCAACAAGGACGAGGAAATTACTGAA AGAACGAAAACAACAAGAGACAACTCGATGGCGACAACTGGAATCAAGTCAAATGCGACTCGCAAAATTACGAGCGGGTAATCTTAGCTCCGTTCCCACCAGGGATAAATCAAACAGAGGAACTGCCATAAtcacttaa